The Armatimonadota bacterium genome includes a window with the following:
- a CDS encoding sulfite exporter TauE/SafE family protein, protein MEDIIIYTLVAVIVYLTHVQEGITGFGCTVLALPFITLLLGLQTAVPMLVINAWVLTVYITWESRRKIVWNEYARIFILAALGLPIGMWMSSRLPENILKFILAGFMILVGIHGLWKQTAKQRNNQTVNPTIRFLSSLLLPIGGLIHGAFGSGGPLAVIYATQTLTDKTAFRGTLCAVWVTLNTIIVSRWIVTKSLDAHILKVAAFALPFTVIGMIMGNHWHYRMDEILFRKLVYTVLVLAGITLALSVIV, encoded by the coding sequence GTGGAAGACATTATAATTTATACACTAGTTGCTGTGATAGTTTACTTGACGCACGTTCAGGAAGGAATCACAGGCTTTGGATGTACTGTTCTTGCTTTGCCATTTATAACCTTGCTTCTTGGGCTTCAAACCGCGGTACCAATGCTAGTAATAAACGCTTGGGTGCTGACGGTGTACATAACATGGGAGTCTCGCCGGAAAATTGTTTGGAATGAATATGCACGAATTTTTATCCTTGCCGCATTGGGATTGCCAATTGGAATGTGGATGTCTTCTAGGCTTCCTGAGAACATACTTAAGTTTATACTTGCGGGGTTTATGATATTGGTTGGCATACATGGTTTGTGGAAGCAAACTGCAAAGCAACGAAATAATCAGACGGTAAACCCTACAATTAGGTTTCTCTCGAGCCTCTTGCTTCCGATAGGCGGATTAATCCATGGGGCATTTGGTTCAGGGGGCCCGCTTGCCGTCATATATGCAACGCAAACACTTACAGATAAGACTGCATTCAGAGGTACTCTATGCGCCGTCTGGGTCACGTTAAACACAATAATTGTGAGCAGATGGATTGTTACGAAAAGCTTGGATGCACATATTCTCAAGGTTGCTGCATTTGCCTTGCCTTTCACAGTAATCGGCATGATTATGGGAAATCACTGGCATTACAGAATGGATGAAATCCTGTTTAGAAAGCTCGTATATACTGTCCTCGTGCTAGCAGGAATAACACTGGCTTTGTCAGTTATTGTATAG
- a CDS encoding ROK family protein produces the protein MSLLRYILDHPNATSRGASEDLGMSFPNVCRLVAEFKNAGLLIEKERQQTGRRGPWSRAVALRGNLGCSVGVDLEATHIRGVVLDFSNEITDVLRKPINPSDGPDEIVAAVAEVAFELIRVARDRGIDVHVIGLGLPGPVIDKDAGRVRTHLQFGYGTLELVPAVKEKCGVHTVATANTFCFAVGHHRMNAPRKKGIEMTILNRFGIAATIVWDGKLYTGASHYAGDIGLLPCGTVSPTRPLKEVCTGASLIRFARERGDQRAFQELVSDPTKKPVCDWLEDAIPAFVQAIHLAIMLYNPNYVLIEGIFNRMPAEILERIVTSVREEVIRTGNMTPEIRFFEGDDLMGARGAAMLARDTVADEILEGIVSAYES, from the coding sequence GTGAGTCTTCTGCGATATATTCTCGACCATCCAAATGCTACATCACGGGGTGCATCTGAGGATTTAGGAATGAGTTTTCCAAACGTTTGTCGCCTCGTGGCAGAATTCAAGAATGCGGGGTTATTGATTGAAAAAGAGCGACAGCAAACCGGGCGTCGCGGACCTTGGTCAAGGGCTGTTGCCCTTCGCGGTAATTTAGGTTGTAGCGTTGGGGTAGACCTGGAAGCTACTCATATCCGCGGTGTGGTTCTCGATTTTTCTAACGAGATAACGGATGTCCTAAGAAAGCCAATAAACCCTTCAGATGGACCTGATGAAATAGTTGCAGCTGTAGCTGAAGTTGCTTTTGAATTGATAAGGGTTGCAAGGGACAGGGGAATTGACGTACATGTTATAGGATTGGGACTTCCTGGGCCTGTTATTGACAAAGATGCCGGACGTGTAAGAACCCACCTTCAGTTTGGCTATGGAACGCTCGAACTTGTGCCAGCAGTTAAAGAGAAATGTGGTGTGCATACTGTTGCAACAGCAAACACATTTTGTTTCGCTGTTGGTCACCATCGAATGAATGCCCCGCGCAAAAAAGGAATCGAGATGACCATCCTTAATAGATTTGGGATAGCTGCTACAATTGTCTGGGATGGCAAGCTCTACACTGGTGCTTCCCACTACGCTGGTGACATTGGATTGCTACCGTGTGGTACTGTTTCGCCCACGAGGCCACTCAAAGAGGTATGTACGGGCGCCTCGCTTATTAGGTTTGCTCGGGAGCGTGGTGACCAAAGAGCGTTCCAGGAATTGGTTTCAGACCCAACCAAGAAGCCTGTGTGTGATTGGTTGGAAGATGCAATTCCGGCTTTCGTTCAGGCAATTCACCTGGCAATCATGTTATATAACCCTAACTACGTGCTAATCGAGGGGATTTTTAACCGGATGCCTGCGGAGATTCTTGAAAGAATTGTGACGTCGGTAAGAGAAGAGGTAATTCGGACGGGGAATATGACTCCGGAAATCAGGTTTTTCGAGGGTGATGACCTAATGGGTGCTCGTGGCGCTGCCATGCTTGCTCGTGATACCGTTGCCGATGAAATTCTTGAAGGAATAGTCAGCGCTTACGAATCCTGA
- a CDS encoding beta-lactamase family protein: MKESCKNKLLVSLVILLGLLDFALAAPVFDANIFQRIDILAKEAIAKHRTPSVVVVIGTADKILFAKAYGHLTYDDDSPEATLDTIYDLASVSKAVGTATATMLLFQDGKLNLDDPVSKYLSAWNTDDKKDIKVRHLLCHISGLPAYTNVAKTEEERRPCELKSDALIRRITSLPLEYKPGEGWKYSCLNFITLARINEEVAGMSQETFLRRRLFVPLGMLHTGYYLSEKKKSLAAPTIGKPNFRQGVVHDPLANYYESDGWRCCGNAGLFSSANDLSKFCQMILSGGKWDGKQILTSSTIRLLGTNQVPEKVGRVFGLGWGLSRSYPYATSLNQVPDKAVLSHSGYTGTWIRIDQLAGTFIIILTNRVYPDDTSRGAGIQREITKIVIENDPLYKNTLAR, translated from the coding sequence ATGAAAGAATCTTGCAAAAATAAACTTCTAGTCTCACTTGTCATTCTTTTGGGCTTACTGGATTTTGCATTAGCAGCTCCTGTGTTCGATGCAAACATATTCCAACGTATTGATATCTTGGCTAAAGAAGCCATTGCAAAACATAGAACTCCCAGCGTTGTCGTTGTCATTGGAACCGCAGACAAAATACTTTTCGCAAAGGCATACGGCCATTTAACCTACGACGACGACTCACCTGAAGCAACTCTTGATACAATTTATGATTTAGCCTCAGTCAGCAAAGCAGTTGGTACTGCTACCGCTACTATGCTTCTTTTCCAAGATGGAAAGCTCAACCTCGATGACCCTGTTTCAAAATATTTGTCTGCCTGGAACACTGACGACAAAAAAGATATAAAAGTGCGCCATCTTCTGTGTCACATTTCTGGGCTTCCAGCATATACCAATGTCGCAAAGACGGAAGAAGAACGCAGGCCATGTGAACTTAAATCAGACGCTCTCATTCGCCGCATTACCTCACTTCCTTTAGAATATAAGCCTGGAGAAGGATGGAAATACTCTTGCCTAAACTTTATCACTCTGGCCCGAATTAATGAAGAAGTTGCTGGCATGTCACAGGAAACATTTCTTAGAAGGCGATTATTTGTTCCTTTAGGAATGCTACACACAGGGTATTACCTCAGCGAGAAGAAGAAATCGCTTGCAGCACCAACCATAGGAAAACCTAATTTCAGGCAGGGGGTTGTCCACGATCCGCTTGCGAATTATTACGAAAGCGACGGATGGCGATGCTGCGGAAATGCAGGTCTTTTCTCAAGCGCCAATGATCTCTCCAAATTTTGCCAGATGATTTTATCAGGAGGCAAATGGGATGGCAAGCAGATACTAACTTCGTCGACAATTAGGCTTCTAGGAACAAATCAAGTCCCAGAAAAAGTCGGACGTGTTTTCGGCTTGGGGTGGGGCTTAAGCCGTTCATATCCATATGCGACGTCATTAAACCAGGTCCCAGACAAGGCGGTTTTGAGCCATTCTGGTTATACCGGCACCTGGATTCGAATTGACCAGCTGGCGGGGACATTTATAATTATTCTGACCAATCGCGTATATCCAGACGATACATCACGGGGAGCCGGGATTCAACGCGAAATAACAAAAATTGTAATCGAAAACGACCCTCTTTACAAAAACACGCTAGCACGTTAA
- a CDS encoding Gfo/Idh/MocA family oxidoreductase, which produces MSSRKVRIGIVGGRFGSTFQFHEHPNCTVEAVSDFNPDQRKVLMETYRCNKSYVTLDEIIKDKDVDAVAIFTPAPFHARHSIAALKAGKHVFCAVPAVMNLEEAEELKETVEKTGLIYMMAETSYYHQSVISARKWYKEGKFGEIFYTEAEYYHPGLDVLFFENGQRTWRYGFPPMHYPTHCTSYLIGVTGERLTSVTCVGWGDDSQVLKDNAYNNPFWNETAFFKTDKGHAFRVAIYWNAPVRGCERGQWCGTKMSFYDPHPNGLGPVIVRFSEEVEKDGKGGVRKLPHLEQYEQEIWWKTDMLPEPLRHPSGHDGSHTFLTHEFIDAIVNERTPAIGINEALAYTVPGIIAHKSALEGGRQLEIPQF; this is translated from the coding sequence ATGTCAAGCAGGAAAGTGCGCATTGGAATTGTTGGCGGCAGATTTGGTTCCACTTTTCAGTTTCATGAACACCCAAATTGCACTGTGGAGGCTGTGAGCGATTTTAATCCAGACCAGCGAAAAGTTCTAATGGAAACGTATAGGTGCAATAAGTCATACGTTACTTTAGATGAAATAATTAAAGATAAAGACGTTGATGCTGTGGCGATATTTACGCCTGCTCCCTTTCATGCTCGCCATTCAATTGCAGCGCTAAAAGCAGGTAAGCATGTATTTTGCGCTGTTCCTGCGGTTATGAATCTCGAAGAAGCTGAAGAACTAAAAGAAACTGTAGAGAAAACAGGCCTTATTTATATGATGGCAGAGACCAGTTACTATCACCAATCCGTGATATCGGCTCGCAAATGGTATAAAGAGGGCAAGTTTGGTGAGATATTCTATACTGAAGCCGAGTACTATCACCCAGGCCTCGATGTCCTCTTTTTTGAGAATGGTCAGCGAACATGGAGATATGGCTTTCCACCAATGCACTATCCTACTCACTGTACATCATATCTTATTGGTGTTACAGGTGAACGCCTTACCAGTGTAACTTGCGTCGGTTGGGGGGACGATTCGCAAGTTTTAAAAGATAACGCATATAATAACCCATTTTGGAATGAGACTGCTTTCTTCAAGACTGACAAAGGACATGCTTTTCGAGTGGCTATCTATTGGAACGCTCCAGTTCGTGGTTGCGAAAGAGGCCAATGGTGTGGAACGAAGATGAGTTTTTATGACCCCCACCCAAATGGGCTTGGACCAGTAATTGTTCGTTTTTCGGAGGAAGTCGAAAAGGATGGAAAAGGAGGCGTTCGGAAACTTCCTCATCTCGAACAATATGAACAAGAAATCTGGTGGAAGACGGATATGCTACCAGAACCGCTGCGTCATCCAAGTGGTCACGATGGTTCACATACGTTCCTCACCCATGAGTTTATAGATGCTATTGTAAACGAGCGCACGCCAGCAATTGGTATTAACGAAGCGCTGGCATATACAGTTCCAGGCATAATTGCTCACAAGTCAGCACTGGAAGGTGGCAGGCAGTTGGAAATACCGCAATTTTAA